The Salinibaculum sp. SYNS191 genome has a window encoding:
- a CDS encoding helix-turn-helix domain-containing protein gives MKYLDFRLRLPDEMLHPMQEFIRTDEAVRYEEMLAWRVRPDEGIEYALYYVEADLEPYRAATRDIETTIDCRISPIDDVSAHVWVCEETRPETRAWRDAFADRQLIVVPPIRFDEEAAMEMTLVGDGGDINETLDTVPDVVDVTVKEIGTYDRRGGTLAGTLTDRQLAAASTAVRLGYYEVPRAATLADVAEALGCAESTASVLLRRAERDLLSRVLDRYGGRAESPSA, from the coding sequence ATGAAATATCTCGATTTCCGACTTCGCCTGCCCGACGAGATGCTCCACCCGATGCAGGAGTTCATCCGCACGGACGAGGCCGTCCGCTACGAGGAGATGCTCGCCTGGCGCGTCCGACCCGACGAGGGCATCGAATACGCCCTGTACTACGTCGAAGCGGACCTGGAGCCGTACCGTGCGGCGACACGGGACATCGAGACGACCATCGACTGTCGCATCTCCCCCATTGACGACGTCTCTGCGCACGTCTGGGTCTGCGAGGAGACGCGTCCGGAGACGCGGGCGTGGCGCGACGCCTTCGCCGACCGACAACTCATCGTCGTCCCGCCGATTCGATTCGACGAGGAGGCCGCCATGGAGATGACGCTCGTCGGTGATGGGGGCGACATCAACGAGACGCTCGACACCGTGCCCGATGTGGTGGACGTGACGGTCAAAGAAATCGGCACCTACGACCGCCGCGGTGGGACGCTGGCGGGGACACTCACCGACCGCCAACTCGCCGCCGCCAGCACGGCAGTCCGACTCGGCTACTACGAGGTCCCCCGTGCGGCCACGCTCGCGGACGTCGCAGAGGCGCTGGGGTGTGCCGAGAGCACCGCATCGGTTCTGCTCCGCCGGGCCGAGCGTGACCTGCTCTCACGCGTCCTCGACCGGTATGGGGGGCGGGCCGAGTCGCCCTCCGCGTAG
- a CDS encoding thiol-activated cytolysin family protein — MSKESKHKQGDSRRKFLGALGSLGATTLAGCSFSLDLGGGGGNSTPEPTPVVTSRPPSSATPTTTATATATATQTPTPTATPTATSTALPEIDPNLTPELIDPDIVTNTTVLDPGLINDDTVIFTPIFDSDSSSGGDSGPGTPTGTTEDSSGIQVAVTPDGQSAGTQALNSKQREQQNDMICTTQSQRATAEGGGLLTENLVLNHRLNEIWPGAIIPAKSIANGGYGSALSPDRLPNRQAVDVRNPITLTLYTDANRFSNQNPNVSKVIDPPTSNGVEQARVELLSDVQQGTSAAQLSFDIEQVHSEKHLDINLGVDYNSLSTSIEGDFSYSNSSTTNKLLVKYYQVYYLMGITFPNPNGSFITDSSVIDRNDLLVSDVSFGRILLFSAESKHSVRDMKASLDATFRGMAGTGSGSLDLKNRRVLNETRLRGQAIGGGAADAGRLVSNFGEDGLTQLRRYILEGANYSPDNPGAPIGFTARYLTTQDRANTYLTTEYNARSCYPKTRKFRVHNVRLTVKNAGGDGGGNLKIYGDLAIAASHPDQTTIIIPGSDWSRDRDEQVTIDEGSTKTLVGVDKTVSFEIPENKTWNEYMDDAEIVVSAELREKDAFSDDEYKGDTVEDSWKVTEPLSRTPTLVFSEENNVVHLDFDVEPVPLN, encoded by the coding sequence ATGAGTAAAGAGAGTAAACATAAGCAAGGGGATAGTAGACGGAAGTTTCTGGGGGCCCTCGGCTCGCTCGGGGCGACGACGCTTGCGGGCTGTTCGTTCAGTCTGGACCTGGGGGGTGGTGGCGGGAACTCGACGCCGGAACCGACCCCCGTCGTGACCTCTCGGCCGCCGTCGTCTGCAACGCCGACGACGACCGCGACGGCGACGGCAACGGCGACACAGACGCCGACGCCCACCGCGACGCCGACCGCGACCTCGACGGCGCTCCCCGAGATAGACCCGAATCTGACGCCCGAACTCATCGACCCCGACATCGTGACGAACACGACGGTCCTCGACCCGGGGTTGATAAACGACGATACGGTCATCTTCACCCCGATATTCGACTCGGATTCGTCGAGTGGTGGGGACAGCGGGCCGGGAACGCCGACGGGAACGACCGAGGATTCGAGCGGCATCCAGGTCGCCGTGACACCGGATGGTCAAAGTGCGGGGACGCAGGCGCTGAACAGCAAACAGCGCGAGCAGCAAAACGACATGATCTGCACGACGCAGAGCCAGCGTGCGACCGCCGAGGGCGGTGGGTTGCTGACCGAGAACCTCGTCTTGAACCACCGGCTGAACGAGATCTGGCCCGGTGCGATAATCCCAGCAAAGTCGATAGCCAACGGGGGCTACGGGTCGGCACTCTCGCCGGACCGCCTGCCCAACAGGCAGGCTGTGGACGTCCGCAATCCGATTACGCTGACGCTGTACACCGACGCCAACCGGTTCAGCAATCAGAATCCCAACGTCAGCAAGGTCATCGACCCGCCGACGAGCAACGGCGTGGAGCAGGCACGGGTCGAACTGCTGAGCGACGTCCAGCAGGGGACGAGCGCCGCCCAGCTCTCCTTCGACATCGAACAGGTCCACTCGGAGAAACACCTCGACATCAATCTGGGGGTCGACTACAACAGCCTCAGCACCAGCATCGAGGGCGACTTCAGCTACTCGAACTCCTCGACGACGAACAAGCTGCTCGTGAAGTACTATCAAGTGTACTACCTGATGGGAATCACGTTCCCGAACCCCAACGGGAGTTTCATCACCGATTCGTCGGTGATAGACCGAAACGACCTGCTCGTCTCCGACGTGTCCTTCGGGCGGATACTCCTGTTCTCGGCGGAGTCCAAACACTCGGTCCGGGACATGAAAGCGTCGCTCGACGCCACCTTCCGCGGGATGGCTGGCACGGGCAGCGGCAGTCTGGATCTGAAAAACCGTCGGGTGCTCAACGAGACGCGTCTCAGGGGCCAGGCGATCGGTGGCGGCGCGGCAGACGCCGGCCGCCTCGTCAGCAACTTCGGGGAGGACGGACTCACCCAACTCAGGCGCTACATCCTGGAGGGAGCCAACTACAGCCCCGACAATCCGGGAGCCCCCATCGGGTTCACGGCGCGCTATCTCACCACGCAGGACCGCGCGAACACGTACCTCACGACGGAGTACAACGCCCGAAGCTGTTACCCCAAGACGCGGAAGTTCCGGGTCCACAACGTCAGGCTGACAGTCAAGAACGCCGGCGGGGACGGCGGCGGCAACCTCAAAATCTACGGCGACCTCGCGATAGCGGCCTCGCACCCGGATCAGACGACGATCATCATTCCGGGGAGTGACTGGAGCAGAGACCGCGACGAGCAGGTGACCATAGACGAGGGGAGCACGAAAACGCTGGTCGGCGTCGACAAGACCGTCTCGTTCGAGATTCCCGAGAACAAGACCTGGAACGAGTACATGGACGACGCCGAGATCGTCGTGAGCGCCGAGTTGCGCGAGAAAGACGCCTTCAGCGACGACGAGTACAAGGGCGACACCGTCGAGGATTCCTGGAAGGTGACCGAACCGCTCAGTCGCACCCCGACGCTCGTGTTCTCCGAGGAGAACAACGTCGTCCACCTGGACTTCGACGTCGAGCCCGTGCCGCTGAACTGA
- a CDS encoding transcriptional regulator translates to MTKLKITVGSVDGLAERTSDRLAAVESGTDPENLDEVQPELRFRSYSELFDLLSEQRIELLEAITTHEPESIRATADIVDRDYKTVHRQLGELAELGVVEWADAKPGTAKKPQFPYDGLEIDLDLVDDDRLDPATA, encoded by the coding sequence ATGACCAAACTCAAAATAACGGTCGGCAGCGTGGACGGGCTAGCAGAGCGAACGAGTGACCGCCTCGCAGCCGTCGAGTCGGGGACCGACCCCGAGAACCTGGACGAGGTGCAACCCGAGTTGCGTTTCAGGTCATACAGCGAACTGTTCGACCTCCTGAGCGAGCAGCGCATCGAGCTCCTGGAAGCTATCACCACCCACGAGCCGGAGAGTATCAGGGCAACGGCCGACATCGTCGACCGCGACTACAAGACCGTTCATCGACAGCTGGGCGAGTTGGCGGAACTGGGGGTTGTCGAATGGGCGGATGCGAAACCCGGGACTGCCAAGAAGCCGCAGTTCCCGTACGACGGACTCGAAATCGACCTGGACCTCGTCGACGACGACCGACTGGATCCGGCGACAGCGTGA
- the aglF gene encoding UTP--glucose-1-phosphate uridylyltransferase AglF, which yields MKAVVLAAGEGTRLRPLTEDKPKGMVEVADKPILTHCFEQLVELDADELLVVVGYKKETIIEHYGDEFEGVPITYTHQREQNGLAHALLTVEEQIDDDFMLMLGDNIFRANLHDVVNRQQEERADAAFLVEEVPWEEASRYGVCDTNKYGEITEVVEKPEDPPSNLVMTGFYTFTPAIFHACHLVQPSNRGEYEISDAVDLLIHSGRTIDAIRMDGWRNDIGYPEDRDEAEQRLLDETESDTEEESDSAAAEADTTAK from the coding sequence ATGAAAGCTGTCGTTCTTGCCGCCGGCGAAGGCACCCGCTTGCGGCCACTGACCGAAGACAAACCGAAGGGAATGGTCGAGGTGGCCGACAAACCGATTCTCACGCACTGTTTCGAGCAACTCGTCGAGCTCGACGCCGACGAACTGCTTGTGGTCGTCGGCTACAAGAAAGAGACGATCATCGAACACTACGGCGACGAGTTCGAGGGCGTACCGATTACGTACACCCACCAGCGCGAACAGAATGGGCTGGCTCACGCCCTCCTCACCGTCGAGGAGCAGATCGACGACGACTTCATGTTGATGCTCGGCGACAACATCTTCCGAGCCAACCTGCACGACGTCGTGAACCGACAGCAAGAGGAGCGCGCCGACGCTGCCTTCCTCGTCGAAGAGGTCCCCTGGGAGGAAGCCTCCCGGTACGGGGTCTGTGACACCAACAAGTACGGCGAGATTACGGAGGTCGTCGAGAAACCCGAGGACCCACCGTCGAATCTCGTGATGACTGGCTTCTATACGTTTACGCCGGCCATCTTCCACGCCTGCCACCTCGTCCAGCCCTCCAACCGCGGCGAGTACGAAATCAGCGACGCGGTCGACTTGCTGATTCACTCCGGGCGGACCATCGACGCCATCCGCATGGACGGGTGGCGCAACGACATCGGCTATCCTGAGGACCGCGACGAGGCCGAACAGCGACTTCTCGATGAAACCGAGTCTGATACCGAAGAGGAGTCTGATTCGGCCGCGGCCGAAGCGGACACGACCGCGAAGTAG
- a CDS encoding alpha/beta hydrolase, which produces MQATRHDHTFESQGTSCAGWLYEPTAVEQPPVVVMAHGFGGERTWRLPAFAERFAEAGIATFLFDYRTFGDSEGDPQNLIDPSAHLADWHAAVDYVQSLSNVDSDSIALWGSSFSGGHVVEVAARRDDVAAVVAQVPFVDGPRTVGKLVRAGGFAYLENAVTAAIRDLGRTVLRREPYYVPLAGPPDEFAILNTPDAMDGFEALIPEGEEWDNRCPARIALTVLVYRPISRASDVEVPVFVVQAEDDTIIPDATTDRLVRELDDVERVRYPVGHFDVYRGDPFEDIVSRQGDFLRRHLLE; this is translated from the coding sequence ATGCAAGCCACGCGTCACGACCACACGTTCGAGAGCCAGGGCACGTCGTGTGCTGGCTGGCTCTACGAGCCGACGGCTGTCGAGCAGCCCCCGGTCGTCGTCATGGCCCACGGGTTCGGTGGCGAACGGACGTGGCGACTCCCGGCCTTCGCCGAGCGATTCGCCGAGGCAGGTATCGCGACCTTCCTCTTCGACTATCGAACCTTCGGGGACAGCGAGGGAGATCCGCAGAATCTCATCGACCCGTCCGCACACCTGGCGGACTGGCACGCCGCCGTCGATTACGTTCAGTCGCTTTCCAACGTCGACAGCGATAGTATCGCGCTGTGGGGGAGTTCCTTCAGCGGCGGCCACGTCGTCGAAGTCGCTGCCCGTCGCGACGACGTCGCCGCCGTCGTCGCCCAGGTACCGTTCGTCGACGGGCCACGAACAGTCGGAAAGCTGGTCCGAGCCGGCGGATTCGCCTACCTGGAGAACGCAGTCACGGCGGCGATACGGGACCTCGGGCGCACTGTACTCCGCCGCGAGCCCTACTACGTCCCGCTGGCCGGGCCGCCCGACGAGTTCGCCATCCTCAACACCCCGGATGCGATGGACGGCTTCGAAGCGCTGATTCCAGAGGGCGAGGAGTGGGACAATCGGTGTCCGGCGCGAATCGCGCTGACAGTCCTGGTTTACCGACCGATATCACGCGCTAGCGACGTCGAAGTGCCCGTCTTCGTCGTGCAGGCCGAGGACGACACAATCATTCCGGACGCGACGACCGACCGTCTGGTGCGAGAACTCGACGACGTCGAACGAGTCCGATACCCGGTGGGGCACTTCGACGTCTACCGTGGCGACCCGTTCGAGGACATCGTCAGCCGCCAGGGGGACTTTCTCCGGCGTCACCTGCTGGAGTGA
- a CDS encoding DegT/DnrJ/EryC1/StrS family aminotransferase encodes MCDRRDVRRDAVHLYGHPAEMDAIRVLTDDRGLYVVEDAAQAHGASYRGVAVGSIGDVGCFSFYTTKNITSGEAGVVTTDDLAERL; translated from the coding sequence GTGTGTGACCGGCGAGACGTTCGTCGTGATGCCGTCCACCTGTACGGCCACCCCGCTGAGATGGATGCGATTCGGGTCCTCACAGACGACCGTGGCCTCTACGTCGTCGAAGACGCTGCGCAGGCCCATGGGGCGAGCTACCGTGGGGTGGCTGTCGGGAGTATCGGCGACGTGGGTTGTTTCTCCTTTTACACCACAAAGAACATTACATCCGGCGAGGCTGGTGTCGTTACCACGGACGACTTGGCCGAACGGCTCTAG
- a CDS encoding SDR family oxidoreductase — protein MRILVTGGAGFIGGHLAERFVSEGHDVVVLDNFDPFYDVGIKEHTVEVCRERAEDGNGSYRLVEGDVRDAELVEELVTDSDYVYHQAAQAGVRPSVEDPRKYDEVNVDGTLNLLDAARDHGIERFVMASSSSVYGKPESLPYSESHKTTPVSPYGASKLAAERYACAYSEVYDLPAVALRYFTVYGPRMRPNMAISNFVSRCLNGEPPIVYGDGKQTRDFTFIDDVVTANLTLLDEGAADGQAVNVGSTDNIEILTLAEEVRDQLAPELDIEFADRHDADAEHTHADTSKAAELLDYEPTYTIREGVEAFIEWYRANRDWYEPLVRSS, from the coding sequence ATGCGAATACTCGTCACCGGTGGCGCTGGCTTCATCGGCGGTCACCTCGCCGAACGGTTCGTCAGCGAGGGCCACGACGTGGTCGTACTGGACAACTTCGACCCGTTCTACGACGTCGGCATCAAGGAACACACCGTCGAGGTGTGTCGCGAACGTGCTGAAGACGGCAACGGAAGCTACCGCCTCGTCGAAGGCGACGTTCGCGATGCCGAACTCGTCGAGGAACTGGTCACCGACAGCGACTACGTCTATCACCAGGCCGCCCAGGCGGGCGTCCGCCCGAGTGTCGAGGACCCGCGGAAGTACGACGAGGTCAACGTCGACGGGACGCTGAATCTGCTGGATGCGGCCCGCGACCACGGCATCGAACGGTTCGTGATGGCATCGTCGTCGTCAGTGTATGGGAAGCCGGAGTCGCTCCCCTACAGTGAGTCGCACAAGACGACGCCGGTCAGCCCCTACGGAGCGTCGAAACTGGCTGCCGAACGGTACGCGTGCGCCTACAGCGAAGTCTACGACTTGCCGGCCGTTGCACTGCGGTACTTCACCGTCTACGGGCCGCGGATGCGTCCGAACATGGCTATCTCGAATTTCGTCTCCCGGTGTCTGAACGGCGAGCCGCCCATCGTCTATGGCGACGGGAAACAGACACGAGATTTCACGTTCATCGACGACGTTGTTACGGCGAACCTGACGTTGCTCGATGAGGGCGCCGCCGACGGGCAGGCGGTCAACGTCGGCAGCACGGACAACATCGAGATTCTCACGCTCGCAGAGGAGGTCCGCGACCAGTTGGCGCCCGAACTCGACATCGAATTCGCTGACCGTCACGACGCCGACGCGGAACACACGCACGCGGATACGTCCAAGGCTGCGGAGTTACTGGACTACGAACCGACGTACACGATTCGTGAGGGTGTCGAGGCCTTCATCGAGTGGTATCGCGCGAATCGTGACTGGTACGAGCCGCTCGTGCGGTCGTCGTAG
- a CDS encoding MFS transporter: MSERSRLALVVWGVLVSQVFLYPGLDETVTALGGGESILAGTWFLVAEFGAFVVCAVLWGIASDSLGSRTPLVVLGATGGAASYLAVALAPSIGLGFDVVLLLRVVGGAFTIGAFSLSITMLMDLSGGNGRNMGAAGTAIGLGAALGSVVGGQLTALHPLAPLYGGAALLAGAALLGATVPDRSSGGGLPVGTVVDRVRTRPKLVVPFAFGYIDRLTAGFFALTGVAYFRDTFEIDAATAGITLALFFVPFAVFQYPVGSLSDRIGRFIPVVVGSLLYGVAIIAVALAPGYYLAAGLMVVVGLCGALVSPTTMALVTDIVPATERGAAMGGFNVFGSLGMLSGFLVGGTVTELYGYFPAFLAAGGLEIAIAILASRSVHRITTTERESHLA; this comes from the coding sequence ATGAGCGAACGCTCCCGTCTCGCACTCGTGGTCTGGGGTGTCCTCGTCTCACAGGTGTTTCTCTACCCGGGTCTCGACGAGACGGTGACGGCGCTGGGTGGCGGTGAGAGCATCCTCGCCGGGACGTGGTTCCTGGTCGCCGAGTTCGGTGCGTTCGTCGTCTGTGCTGTCCTGTGGGGTATCGCCAGCGACTCGCTCGGCTCTCGCACACCACTCGTCGTACTGGGGGCGACGGGCGGTGCCGCGAGTTACCTGGCGGTCGCGCTCGCTCCGAGCATCGGACTCGGGTTCGACGTCGTGTTGCTGTTGCGCGTCGTCGGCGGCGCGTTCACCATCGGTGCGTTCTCGCTGTCGATTACGATGCTGATGGACCTCTCGGGGGGCAACGGCCGGAACATGGGTGCCGCCGGCACGGCCATCGGACTCGGGGCAGCCCTCGGCTCGGTCGTCGGGGGCCAACTGACCGCGCTCCACCCGCTAGCGCCACTGTACGGCGGTGCGGCCCTGCTCGCCGGGGCGGCCCTCCTGGGTGCGACGGTTCCCGACCGCAGCTCCGGTGGCGGTCTCCCCGTCGGAACGGTCGTCGACCGCGTCCGCACCCGGCCGAAACTCGTCGTCCCGTTCGCGTTCGGGTACATCGACCGCCTGACGGCCGGCTTCTTCGCGCTGACCGGCGTCGCGTACTTCAGGGACACGTTCGAAATCGACGCCGCAACAGCAGGTATCACGCTGGCGCTGTTTTTCGTCCCGTTCGCGGTCTTTCAGTACCCCGTGGGCTCGCTGTCGGACCGTATCGGCCGGTTCATCCCGGTCGTCGTCGGGTCGCTTCTGTACGGCGTCGCGATTATCGCCGTTGCACTGGCACCGGGCTACTATCTCGCCGCGGGCCTGATGGTGGTCGTCGGTCTCTGCGGGGCGCTGGTCTCGCCGACGACGATGGCGCTGGTCACCGACATCGTACCGGCGACGGAACGCGGGGCGGCGATGGGCGGGTTCAACGTCTTCGGCAGCCTCGGCATGCTCAGCGGGTTCCTCGTCGGCGGGACCGTCACGGAACTGTACGGCTACTTCCCCGCATTTCTCGCCGCTGGTGGGTTAGAGATCGCAATCGCGATTCTCGCGTCCCGCTCGGTCCACCGGATCACGACGACTGAGAGGGAGTCGCATCTGGCGTGA
- a CDS encoding cytochrome P450 → MISNTAAVEDVRMTHHGAASGEAPSPPTPEGVPLLGNGLAFSRDPVGAMEEWATLGDVVRIETPGLTTYMVTDPAAIERILADDHERFTISEAQRETFRGVEDDAVTTTTGERWTRLRSALRPAFTRDALDRYSDRMTATTAAFVDEWDDGERIDLYRELRLLTVNVLADALLDIDVRGREDVVMDAADALVDRANFRRPGQLLPDWIPTPTQRRFERTVGELDEFVDGIIDERRGSESADDVCSVLLDAHADGKLTLAEVRHNVVALLLAGHDSPSVALTYVWYLLEEHPDVYESLREEYRDVVGDGRPDAESYDDLERTRNVVTEALRLYPPTLGVSRQSTEPVTLSGYELPAGAQLLLPQRVVHRDERFWDDPTTFDPARWAEPTDRPEYAYFPFSGGPRNCIGAQFARRELTLVLATMLGRVDLDVSMDGPLRFTPSLQLRPENDIEATVARR, encoded by the coding sequence GTGATATCGAACACCGCGGCGGTCGAAGACGTACGCATGACCCATCACGGTGCGGCCAGCGGCGAAGCCCCCTCGCCACCGACGCCAGAGGGGGTTCCCCTCCTCGGGAACGGCCTCGCGTTCTCGCGCGACCCGGTCGGAGCGATGGAGGAGTGGGCCACACTCGGCGACGTCGTCCGGATAGAGACGCCAGGCCTGACGACGTACATGGTGACCGACCCGGCAGCAATCGAGCGAATCCTCGCCGACGACCACGAGAGATTCACGATAAGCGAGGCACAGCGCGAGACGTTCCGCGGCGTCGAGGACGACGCGGTGACGACGACGACCGGAGAGCGCTGGACGCGCCTCCGCAGCGCACTCCGGCCCGCCTTCACGCGCGACGCACTCGACCGATACAGCGACCGCATGACAGCCACGACGGCAGCGTTCGTCGACGAGTGGGACGACGGCGAGCGAATCGACCTCTATCGTGAACTGCGACTGTTGACCGTGAACGTCCTCGCCGACGCCCTCCTCGATATCGACGTGCGCGGGCGCGAAGACGTCGTCATGGACGCTGCGGACGCACTCGTCGACCGGGCGAACTTCCGCAGACCGGGGCAGTTGCTCCCCGACTGGATACCGACGCCGACACAGCGGCGCTTCGAGCGAACAGTTGGCGAACTCGACGAATTCGTCGATGGAATTATCGACGAGAGACGGGGCTCGGAGTCGGCCGACGACGTCTGTTCGGTGTTGCTCGACGCCCACGCCGACGGCAAACTCACGCTCGCCGAGGTTCGCCACAACGTGGTGGCTTTGCTGCTGGCGGGCCACGACTCGCCGTCGGTCGCGCTCACGTACGTCTGGTACCTGCTGGAGGAGCATCCCGACGTCTACGAGTCACTCCGAGAGGAGTACCGCGACGTCGTCGGCGACGGGCGTCCAGACGCCGAGTCCTACGACGACCTCGAACGAACACGGAACGTGGTCACAGAGGCGCTTCGACTGTATCCGCCCACACTCGGCGTGAGTCGCCAGTCGACGGAGCCAGTGACGCTGAGTGGGTACGAACTGCCAGCGGGCGCGCAGCTCCTGCTCCCCCAGCGGGTCGTCCACCGCGACGAACGGTTCTGGGATGACCCGACGACATTCGACCCTGCGCGGTGGGCGGAGCCGACCGACCGGCCCGAGTACGCGTACTTCCCGTTCAGCGGCGGCCCTCGCAACTGCATCGGCGCGCAGTTCGCCCGCCGGGAGCTGACGCTGGTGCTGGCGACGATGCTCGGCCGCGTCGACCTGGACGTCTCGATGGACGGCCCGCTGCGTTTCACCCCGTCGCTCCAGCTCAGACCCGAGAATGATATCGAGGCGACGGTCGCCCGGCGGTAG
- a CDS encoding aminotransferase class I/II-fold pyridoxal phosphate-dependent enzyme: MQGPKVEAFEQKWAEYCGSDRAVAVSNGTVAIQLALNALGMEPGQEVIVPALTFGLTATAVGHQATFQYSPTSIATPIRSSTPILNGV, from the coding sequence CTGCAGGGACCTAAGGTCGAAGCATTCGAGCAGAAGTGGGCAGAGTACTGCGGTTCCGACCGCGCCGTCGCCGTCTCGAACGGCACCGTCGCCATCCAACTCGCGTTGAACGCCCTCGGCATGGAACCGGGCCAGGAAGTCATCGTCCCCGCACTGACCTTCGGGTTGACCGCGACGGCGGTCGGCCACCAGGCGACGTTCCAGTATTCGCCGACATCGATCGCGACACCTATCCGCTCGAGCACACCGATCTTGAACGGTGTGTGA
- a CDS encoding toxin-antitoxin system TumE family protein produces the protein MAPYHPVDDWSYTEDEKVVKVTIGTTDDDAYPSGWRYALHYGTVDGETILRYDNAREETKGHEKHTGNNVETIDFPGMVPLYERFLETVRSDLEDVPR, from the coding sequence ATGGCACCCTACCACCCAGTCGACGACTGGTCGTACACGGAAGACGAGAAAGTCGTCAAAGTGACAATCGGCACCACCGACGACGACGCATATCCCAGCGGGTGGCGCTACGCGCTCCACTACGGGACTGTCGACGGTGAAACGATCCTCAGGTACGACAATGCCCGCGAGGAAACGAAAGGCCACGAGAAGCACACCGGGAACAATGTCGAGACGATCGACTTTCCGGGAATGGTGCCGCTGTACGAACGGTTCCTTGAAACGGTCCGGTCGGACCTGGAGGACGTGCCACGATGA
- a CDS encoding glycosyltransferase: MRVSVVVPTYSEERYPDFCECVDALLAQTYDDVEVVVVVDGNETVADRVESDYGEQNNVVVYNVAPNAGPLSMTNMGVVLASGDIVANTDDDAVPAEDWVERLVDVYEGRDAIAVGGPIEPEWVAPNPGYIPDEFYFLIGASHRGTPETEQEVRNTFGANLSFRRDAYMKLGGIKIGGIDPSEVQGRETEFCARLRQHYGEGVIFTPKARVRHKIYDYRTDREWLLKRAFWQGYSKRAMANLVPGESDDESEFTKNLFLRYLPDRVWGALTRRSEHATDKLLMLVALTAATAIGYLWGLVRWR, translated from the coding sequence ATGCGGGTTTCAGTCGTCGTTCCGACGTACAGCGAAGAGCGCTATCCAGACTTCTGTGAGTGCGTCGACGCCCTCCTCGCACAAACCTATGATGACGTCGAAGTCGTGGTCGTGGTCGATGGAAACGAAACAGTCGCCGACCGCGTTGAGTCCGACTACGGCGAGCAAAATAATGTCGTCGTCTACAATGTCGCTCCTAACGCAGGTCCGCTTTCGATGACGAATATGGGTGTTGTTCTCGCCAGTGGTGACATAGTCGCGAATACAGACGACGATGCAGTCCCTGCTGAGGACTGGGTGGAGCGACTCGTCGATGTCTACGAGGGCCGCGACGCCATTGCGGTCGGCGGTCCTATTGAACCCGAATGGGTGGCTCCGAATCCCGGCTACATCCCAGATGAGTTTTACTTCCTCATCGGGGCAAGTCACCGCGGAACACCGGAGACAGAACAGGAGGTCCGGAACACATTCGGTGCGAACCTCTCGTTCAGGCGTGACGCCTACATGAAACTCGGTGGCATCAAAATTGGTGGTATCGATCCCTCTGAAGTACAGGGCCGCGAGACGGAGTTCTGCGCCCGACTACGACAGCACTACGGCGAGGGAGTCATATTCACCCCGAAAGCTCGAGTCCGACACAAAATCTACGACTACCGAACGGATCGCGAGTGGCTCCTCAAGCGAGCGTTCTGGCAGGGATACTCCAAGCGCGCAATGGCAAACCTCGTCCCTGGCGAGAGTGACGACGAATCGGAGTTTACGAAGAACCTCTTTCTGCGCTATCTCCCTGATCGAGTGTGGGGAGCGCTTACTCGTCGCTCCGAGCACGCCACCGACAAACTCCTCATGCTGGTTGCCTTGACCGCCGCCACGGCCATTGGATACCTCTGGGGACTCGTTCGCTGGCGCTGA